The following proteins are co-located in the Apium graveolens cultivar Ventura chromosome 5, ASM990537v1, whole genome shotgun sequence genome:
- the LOC141659901 gene encoding flavin-containing monooxygenase FMO GS-OX-like 8 gives MITASNQSKNVCVIGAGPSGLVAAIEIRKEGHNVVVIEQNNDIGGQWLYNPSVEAEDPLGRCSTLKVHSSVYDSLRLHTPRETMGFSDFPILVKNDPRNFPGHREVFLYLQDFCEAFELREMIRFDTRVENVKMLNGGDQIGKDLSWVVKSIDNKNEMVVEELFDAVVVATGHYFHPRLPTIKGIDDWRKKQLHSHVYRVPDPFLNEVVVVVGNSLTGLDIVMELLQVAKEVHLSSKSLDLSEGLSKVISKHDTLHHHLEIDSLHEDGRVVLVDGSCIAADTIIYCTGYEYTFPFLESKGIIAVDDGRVGPPYEHTFPPSLAPSLTFIGIPRKIIGFPFFESQARWIAQLLSAKTSLPSSDDMMLSIKEFYHAKDLAGIPKYNTHDIANFEYCDKYADFAGFPRVEEWKTKLCLAALIKAEVDLEIYREFPYEEYRLPEQDSSH, from the exons ATGATAACAGCAAGCAATCAATCGAAAAATGTCTGCGTTATCGGAGCCGGGCCATCGGGGCTAGTTGCAGCTATAGAGATTAGAAAGGAAGGACACAATGTGGTGGTCATAGAACAAAATAATGATATTGGAGGGCAATGGCTTTATAATCCTAGTGTTGAGGCTGAAGATCCACTTGGAAGATGCAGTACcttaaaagtccatagtagtgTATATGATTCACTAAGACTTCATACACCTAGAGAGACTATGGGGTTCAGTGATTTTCCAATTTTGGTTAAAAATGATCCAAGGAATTTTCCGGGGCATAGGGAAGTGTTCTTGTATTTGCAAGATTTTTGTGAAGCGTTCGAGTTAAGAGAGATGATAAGGTTTGACACCCGGGTGGAGAACGTGAAAATGTTGAACGGTGGTGATCAAATTGGTAAAGATTTGAGCTGGGTAGTTAAGAGTATAGATAATAAGAATGAGATGGTGGTGGAAGAGTTGTTTGATGCTGTGGTTGTTGCTACTGGTCATTATTTTCACCCTAGATTGCCTACGATTAAAG GAATTGATGACTGGAGGAAAAAGCAGCTGCATAGTCACGTCTATAGAGTTCCAGATCCATTCCTCAACGAG GTGGTGGTGGTTGTTGGAAATTCACTTACTGGGCTAGATATTGTAATGGAGCTTCTGCAAGTGGCAAAGGAGGTCCATTTGAGTTCCAAATCACTTGACCTATCTGAGGGGTTATCGAAAGTTATCTCTAAACATGATACCTTACACCATCATCTTGAG ATAGACTCTCTGCACGAGGATGGCCGCGTGGTGTTGGTAGATGGCTCCTGCATAGCTGCAGATACCATAATATACTGCACTGG GTATGAATATACATTTCCGTTCCTTGAAAGCAAAGGAATAATAGCAGTTGATGATGGAAGAGTAGGACCACCGTATGAGCACACTTTCCCTCCATCACTTGCACCATCTCTCACTTTTATAGGGATTCCAAGAAAG ATTATAGGATTCCCATTCTTCGAGTCTCAAGCGAGATGGATAGCTCAGCTGCTGTCCGCGAAAACAAGTTTGCCATCATCGGATGATATGATGCTGTCCATTAAGGAGTTTTATCACGCAAAGGATCTTGCTGGTATACCAAAATATAACACTCATGATATCGCTAATTTTGAG TACTGTGATAAATATGCGGATTTTGCTGGATTTCCACGCGTGGAAGAGTGGAAGACAAAACTTTGTTTAGCAGCTTTGATCAAAGCAGAAGTAGACTTGGAAATATACCGCGAATTTCCTTACGAGGAGTATCGGCTACCTGAACAAGATTCTAGCCATTAA
- the LOC141659899 gene encoding cytochrome P450 71A1-like, protein MQKAQQEIRERTGNKGFIDENDLQKLVYLKAIVKEATRLHPPAPLLVPRETIEKCVVSGYEIEAKTRVYINAYAIGRDPESWESPDEFFPERFTDSSIDFRGQDFELIPFGAGRRMCPGISMGLAQCTRRMIFVLYQT, encoded by the coding sequence ATGCAGAAGGCGCAACAAGAGATTAGAGAGAGAACCGGCAATAAGGGATTTATAGACGAAAACGACTTGCAAAAGCTTGTTTATCTTAAAGCGATAGTGAAGGAGGCAACGAGATTGCACCCACCTGCTCCACTTCTTGTGCCTCGAGAAACGATTGAAAAATGTGTGGTAAGTGGCTATGAAATTGAAGCTAAAACACGTGTATACATAAATGCATATGCTATAGGAAGGGATCCTGAATCTTGGGAAAGTCCAGACGAGTTTTTTCCCGAAAGATTCACAGATAGTAGCATTGATTTTAGAGGACAGGATTTTGAGCTGATACCTTTCGGAGCAGGCAGGAGAATGTGTCCAGGAATTTCAATGGGACTGGCACAATGCACAAGAAGAATGATCTTTGTCTTGTACCAAACATGA
- the LOC141659900 gene encoding uncharacterized protein LOC141659900, whose product MARSQASLEDMYANLVIKEEEEDEIVVANNEVVEQKPTYMLVGKFLTEKNINFQAMQNLMASLWRPREGMEVYEMGDRKYSFIFYHKLDVAKVMEGGPWSFEQSMLVLHQVEMGDDPTAVEIQDMEMWIRIYDMPRGFVSENILKNIGAAMGKYVKSDPTTFEGGWKPYIRIRVAVNVKRPLKRRLKIKREGNNWSWINFKYEKLGTFCFVCGIIGHSERECDVVYANPEKLIDKAYGTWLRAPSRGAKNNTGSRWIRNTDGGKDAWGTQKQQGEASNVHGGNQGGARFMDVDGRIHEIGGEVGEILVKSRDLREQQVTENVTQGYKESNDENIVIDPKRKRVDNGKHGENNGPDLLQINENQPKDVSKNLLMAGPGVEKVRKKLNFAGCFAIDVQGHGGGLALIWKNEGAVQIINSCNNFIDFEVNNEQTGRWRYTGYYGIPDRTRRVESWNMLRDLSVASVLPWCIIGDFNDIVSMDEKRGGQRQPRRLMEGFSEAIMDCGLHDLGFSGDIFTWERSRGKETWIQERLDRGMATSRWTEMFPLAEVKILEVTTSDHMPILLQLNRQVFVQRGRRFKFENMWIKDRECRNIVQACWEEEDGGDLMGKIMRCCTKLEEWGGGLIHEMKLNMGKYRKEMQRYRSRRDIFGIQKYDTARCHYLKLLEKQEIFWRQRAKQFWLREGEKNTRFFHKFASTRKEHNKIKKLKNENGDWKETDAEIQEIITDYFDNMFCSTSTGISLPARIELPVVSDMQSQLLVSPIVEEEVKRAVFAMHSDKSPGIDGLNPGFYRAYWEIVGGDVTKFCRTFFETGELPADVNRTLVCLIPKVKQPNKVADLRPISLCNVLMRILSKVMANRLKPTLNALISEKQSAFIEGRLLTDNALIAYEINHYIHRKTQGKVGVAGLKVDISKAYDRLEWSFIEMMLERFAFPAIWIKRVMQCIKTVSYSFLRNGEIFGEVIPQ is encoded by the exons ATGGCGCGTTCTCAAGCATCGCTAGAAGATATGTATGCAAATCTTGTCATCAaagaggaagaggaggatgaAATAGTGGTGGCAAATAATGAGGTGGTTGAACAGAAGCCAACATATATGCTGGTGGGGAAATTTTTAACAGAGAAAAATATCAACTTTCAAGCTATGCAAAATCTAATGGCGTCATTGTGGCGGCCCAGAGAAGGAATGGAAGTGTATGAGATGGGAGATCGGAAATACTCGTTTATATTCTATCATAAACTGGATGTAGCAAAGGTTATGGAAGGAGGGCCTTGGTCCTTTGAACAGTCGATGCTGGTACTTCATCAAGTGGAAATGGGGGACGATCCAACTGCGGTTGAGATACAAGATATGGAAATGTGGATACGAATATATGATATGCCAAGAGGTTTCGTCTCCGAGAACATTTTGAAAAACATAGGTGCAGCAATGGGAAAGTATGTCAAATCAGACCCAACAACGTTTGAAGGAGGCTGGAAACCATATATAAGAATTCGGGTTGCAGTGAATGTAAAAAGGCCGCTGAAACGAAGATTGAAGATAAAGCGAGAAGGAAACAATTGGAGTTGgattaattttaaatatgaaaaacTTGGTACATTTTGCTTTGTTTGTGGTATCATAGGACATTCTGAAAGGGAGTGTGACGTTGTTTATGCAAATCCTGAGAAGCTGATAGACAAGGCATACGGAACTTGGTTACGTGCACCGTCCAGGGGTGCGAAAAATAATACAGGGTCAAGGTGGATTCGAAATACAGATGGGGGAAAGGATGCATGGGGTACCCAGAAGCAGCAAGGGGAAGCTTCAAACGTCCATGGTGGAAATCAGGGAGGTGCGAGATTCATGGATGTTGATGGTAGGATTCACGAGATTGGTGGCGAGGTTGGCGAGATCCTAGTCAAATCACGTGATTTGAGGGAACAACAAGTAACAGAAAATGTGACTCAGGGATACAAGGAATCTAATGACGAGAATATAGTGATTGACCCTAAAAGAAAGCGGGTTGATAACGGCAAGCATGGAGAAAATAATGGGCCGGATTTATTACAAATAAATGAGAATCAACCGAAAGATGTGTCAAAAAACTTGCTAATGGCGGGTCCTGGG GTAGAGAAAGTTCGTAAGAAATTAAATTTTGCAGGGTGTTTTGCTATCGACGTACAAGGTCATGGAGGAGGGCTTGCCTTGATCTGGAAAAATGAGGGAGCAGTGCAAATTATAAATAGTTGTAATAATTTTATAGATTTTGAGGTCAATAACGAACAAACTGGAAGGTGGAGGTATACTGGGTATTATGGCATTCCTGATAGAACTAGACGTGTTGAATCTTGGAATATGCTTCGTGACCTTTCTGTAGCCTCAGTATTACCGTGGTGTATAATAGGAGACTTTAATGATATCGTTTCGATGGATGAGAAGAGAGGGGGGCAAAGACAACCTAGAAGATTGATGGAGGGATTTTCTGAGGCAATAATGGATTGTGGCTTGCATGATTTGGGTTTTTCTGGAGATATATTTACATGGGAGAGATCAAGAGGAAAGGAAACGTGGATCCAAGAGAGATTGGATAGAGGAATGGCAACAAGTCGGTGGACCGAGATGTTTCCGTTAGCAGAAGTGAAAATTCTAGAGGTAACGACATCAGACCACATGCCCATACTGCTGCAGTTGAATAGACAAGTGTTTGTGCAACGAGGTCGAAGATTTAAGTTTGAAAATATGTGGATCAAGGATAGGGAATGTAGAAACATAGTGCAAGCATGTTGGGAAGAGGAAGATGGGGGAGATTTGATGGGAAAAATAATGAGATGTTGTACGAAATTAGAAGAATGGGGTGGGGGTTTAATTCATGAGATGAAATTGAATATGGGGAAGTATAGAAAGGAAATGCAAAGATACCGTTCCAGAAGAGACATATTCGGGATTCAGAAATATGATACTGCACGGTGCCATTACCTGAAACTATTAGAAAAGCAAGAGATTTTTTGGCGTCAAAGAGCCAAACAGTTTTGGCTCCGTGAGGGTGAGAAAAATACCCGATTCTTTCATAAATTCGCTTCTACAAGAAAGGAGCATAACAAAATTAAAAAGTTGAAAAATGAGAATGGGGATTGGAAGGAAACGGATGCTGAAATTCAAGAGATTATCACAGATTATTTTGATAATATGTTCTGCAGTACAAGTACAGGAATAAGTCTGCCAGCAAGAATTGAACTTCCGGTTGTTTCAGATATGCAGAGCCAGTTGCTTGTCTCGCCTATAGTGGAGGAGGAAGTTAAACGTGCTGTGTTTGCTATGCACTCAGATAAATCGCCTGGGATCGATGGCTTAAATCCAGGATTCTATCGAGCATACTGGGAGATAGTAGGAGGAGATGTGACTAAGTTTTGTAGAACTTTTTTCGAAACTGGAGAGCTACCAGCTGATGTGAATCGCACTCTGGTATGTCTAATTCCCAAAGTGAAGCAACCAAATAAAGTGGCTGATCTTAGGCCTATCTCGTTGTGCAATGTGTTGATGCGAATTTTATCTAAAGTAATGGCAAACAGGTTAAAACCAACGTTAAATGCTCTTATTTCTGAAAAGCAAAGTGCATTTATCGAAGGTCGTTTGCTAACTGATAATGCTTTGATAGCATATGAGATCAACCATTATATTCATAGGAAAACACAAGGGAAGGTTGGAGTAGCTGGATTGAAGGTGGACATCTCTAAAGCTTATGATCGGTTGGAGTGGTCATTTATTGAAATGATGCTCGAAAGATTTGCGTTTCCTGCTATCTGGATAAAAAGAGTAATGCAATGTATTAAAACAGTTTCTTATAGTTTCCTAAGAAATGGTGAAATTTTTGGGGAAGTGATACCTCAATGA
- the LOC141723833 gene encoding uncharacterized protein LOC141723833, translating into MTKPLNQSVSLGFEFVSIITHLDLSSPVVHAEFVDMSSDQQPADNQHSADNNQQQPSPSAVGPVGWIEHHYKRLKENAETYPYVWASYAVVYVGFGLWTTYRWRKLRRTEDRGRVLQARLQKLVEADESAALKAVPERTTFTAVTEMRASNTITKAEESEAAATVTDKAAS; encoded by the exons ATGACTAAACCCCTAAATCAGTCAGTCTCATTGGGTTTTGAATTTGTATCTATAATCACCCACCTGGATCTCTCTTCGCCGGTCGTTCACgcag AATTTGTAGACATGTCAAGTGATCAGCAACCAGCGGATAACCAGCATTCGGCAGATAACAACCAGCAACAACCAAGTCCTTCGGCTGTAGGACCTGTTGGCTGGATAGAACACCATTACAAGAGGCTCAAAGAAAACGCAGAAACTTATCCCTATGTATGGGCTTCATATGCAGTTGTTTACGTTGGATTTGGCCTTTGGACTACTTATAGGTGGAGAAAACTCCGCCGGACTGAAGATAGAGGTAGAGTCCTTCAAGCCAGACTCCAGAAACTTGTTGAAGCTGACGAGTCAGCAGCCCTTAAGGCGGTTCCTGAAAGGACGACCTTCACAGCAGTAACTGAAATGAGAGCATCGAACACCATCACCAAAGCTGAGGAGTCGGAAGCAGCTGCCACGGTGACTGACAAAGCAGCTAGCTGA